From Taeniopygia guttata chromosome 29, bTaeGut7.mat, whole genome shotgun sequence, a single genomic window includes:
- the LOC140680855 gene encoding uncharacterized protein isoform X1: MALRPEPEHSLSLSLWLSLPLSLSLPLPLSLPLSLPLSLSLSLWLPLSLSLPLWLWLSLPLPLSLPLSLPLPLSLPLSLPLPLPELGSAGPSGSSGSGRRTRPRARGVGVRRGGTSSRGSEDEGSGRIPLLVIAGLTLPRRKKNRSFPQTTTRQQKKDP; the protein is encoded by the exons ATGGCGCTGCGGCCGGAGCCGGAGCActcgctgtcgctgtcgctgtggctgtcgctgccgctgtcgctgtcgctgccgctgccgctgtcgctgccgctgtcgctgccgctgtcgctgtcgctgtcgctgtggctgccgctgtcgctgtcgctgccgctgtggctgtggctgtcgctgccgctgccgctgtcgctgccgctgtcgctgccgctgccgctgtcgctgccgctgtcgctgccgctgccgctgccggagcTGGGCTCGGCCGGGCCGAGCGGCAGCAGTGGGAGCGGCAGGCGGACGCGGCCCCGTGCCCGCGGTGTCGGTGTGCGCCGGGGCGGCACCTCCAGCCGGGGGTCCGAGGACGAGGGGAGCGGCCGCATCCCGCTGCTCG ttattgcagggttaacgctacctcggaggaagaagaataggagctttcctcaaacgaccaccagacagcagaaaaaagacccctag
- the LOC140680855 gene encoding uncharacterized protein isoform X2 — protein sequence MALRPEPEHSLSLSLWLSLPLSLSLPLPLSLPLSLPLSLSLSLWLPLSLSLPLWLWLSLPLPLSLPLSLPLPLSLPLSLPLPLPELGSAGPSGSSGSGRRTRPRARGVGVRRGGTSSRGSEDEGSGRIPLLGLTLPRRKKNRSFPQTTTRQQKKDP from the exons ATGGCGCTGCGGCCGGAGCCGGAGCActcgctgtcgctgtcgctgtggctgtcgctgccgctgtcgctgtcgctgccgctgccgctgtcgctgccgctgtcgctgccgctgtcgctgtcgctgtcgctgtggctgccgctgtcgctgtcgctgccgctgtggctgtggctgtcgctgccgctgccgctgtcgctgccgctgtcgctgccgctgccgctgtcgctgccgctgtcgctgccgctgccgctgccggagcTGGGCTCGGCCGGGCCGAGCGGCAGCAGTGGGAGCGGCAGGCGGACGCGGCCCCGTGCCCGCGGTGTCGGTGTGCGCCGGGGCGGCACCTCCAGCCGGGGGTCCGAGGACGAGGGGAGCGGCCGCATCCCGCTGCTCG ggttaacgctacctcggaggaagaagaataggagctttcctcaaacgaccaccagacagcagaaaaaagacccctag